From one Deinococcus aetherius genomic stretch:
- a CDS encoding sugar phosphate isomerase/epimerase family protein yields the protein MAHDPAVRAVVAGRLHRGLEFGAEIGATHMVVHSPFDFFGHPLVAHTKVTGLDEQLGLVHDTLGEVVAYAASVGCTLVFENIRDLNPAPLLALVRSFDSEFVRVSIDVGHAALMQPKGGPSPDHWIREAGELLGHLHLQDNDGLLDRHWAPGQGDINWRAVFRALREVGGSPRLILEVKPEEIGESASWLAAQGIAR from the coding sequence ATGGCGCACGACCCGGCGGTGCGCGCGGTGGTGGCTGGCCGCCTGCACCGTGGCCTGGAATTCGGGGCTGAAATTGGCGCGACGCATATGGTGGTGCACAGCCCCTTCGACTTTTTCGGGCACCCCTTGGTCGCCCACACCAAGGTCACTGGGCTCGACGAACAGCTCGGCCTCGTCCACGACACCCTCGGGGAGGTCGTCGCCTACGCGGCCAGCGTCGGCTGCACCCTGGTGTTCGAGAACATCCGCGACCTCAACCCGGCGCCGCTGCTCGCGCTGGTGCGCTCCTTTGACAGTGAGTTCGTGCGGGTGTCCATCGACGTGGGCCACGCCGCCCTGATGCAGCCCAAGGGCGGTCCCAGCCCCGACCACTGGATTCGGGAGGCGGGAGAACTGCTGGGGCACCTGCACCTCCAAGACAACGACGGCCTGTTGGACCGCCACTGGGCTCCGGGACAGGGCGACATCAACTGGCGCGCGGTGTTCCGTGCCCTGCGCGAGGTCGGGGGAAGTCCGCGCCTGATTCTCGAAGTCAAGCCCGAGGAGATCGGGGAAAGCGCGAGTTGGCTTGCCGCGCAGGGGATAGCGCGGTAA
- a CDS encoding CehA/McbA family metallohydrolase yields the protein MTTAIQPTQTLFEARGQVSPLPRVHYVQHEFEVPVGVTRLGVTLRFHKEKRCQLFLSVFGPHGYRGTRMNPGAVGDIRLELTFGPGGASPGALAGEVESGTWHAQIDVESTEETADYLLTVEAGFGEVAAAPLPEPVVVNGRPGAGWYRGELHAHTHHSDGRASAGVLAGAARQYGLDFLALTDHFTHAGWGEIEGQAGPDLAVVRSLELTGHRGHANLHGLREWVSPFVDEPGGKWGINDVARAVREQGGLFGVNHAFSNSLGWRYHEFDWSLSDVFEIYHHLEGPSNAAQLTFWDGLLRAGHRITGVAGTDSHDPHTGRHRLGQVVTVIGAASLTPTGLLAGLLAGRAYVSLGPELRFEAEAGGVRAEMGGEVPLAPVRLQLELGRLAYPARVFVMKNGLYHTHLDLPASEQTVRLDFEDPAPVPGYYRVEVYARPPQSDFFGGREWQNTLLLSNPIYVRSEP from the coding sequence ATGACCACGGCCATCCAGCCGACACAGACGCTGTTCGAGGCGCGCGGGCAGGTGTCTCCGCTGCCCCGCGTGCATTACGTGCAGCACGAGTTCGAGGTCCCTGTGGGCGTGACGCGCCTCGGGGTGACGTTGCGTTTTCACAAGGAAAAGCGCTGCCAGCTCTTCCTGTCGGTCTTCGGCCCACACGGCTACCGCGGCACGCGCATGAATCCAGGCGCCGTGGGCGACATCCGGCTCGAACTGACCTTCGGCCCCGGCGGCGCTTCTCCCGGCGCGCTGGCGGGAGAAGTCGAGAGCGGGACCTGGCACGCGCAGATCGACGTGGAGAGCACCGAGGAGACGGCCGACTACCTGCTCACGGTGGAGGCGGGCTTCGGCGAGGTCGCCGCCGCGCCCCTCCCGGAGCCCGTGGTCGTCAACGGCCGCCCCGGCGCGGGCTGGTACCGCGGTGAGCTGCACGCCCACACCCACCACAGCGACGGGCGCGCGTCCGCAGGCGTCCTCGCGGGCGCGGCGCGCCAGTACGGCCTGGACTTCCTGGCGCTCACCGACCACTTCACCCACGCCGGCTGGGGGGAAATTGAAGGGCAGGCGGGCCCCGACCTGGCCGTGGTGCGCTCGCTGGAACTCACCGGGCACCGGGGACACGCCAACCTGCACGGCCTGCGCGAGTGGGTCAGTCCCTTCGTGGACGAGCCCGGCGGCAAGTGGGGCATCAACGACGTGGCCCGCGCCGTGCGCGAGCAGGGCGGGCTCTTCGGCGTGAACCACGCCTTTTCCAACAGCCTGGGCTGGCGTTACCACGAGTTCGACTGGAGCCTGAGCGACGTCTTCGAGATCTACCACCACCTGGAAGGTCCGAGCAACGCCGCTCAGCTGACCTTCTGGGACGGCCTGCTGCGCGCGGGGCACCGCATCACCGGCGTGGCGGGAACCGACTCGCACGACCCGCACACCGGGCGCCACCGTCTCGGGCAAGTGGTGACCGTGATCGGGGCGGCGAGCCTCACGCCGACTGGACTGCTGGCGGGGTTACTGGCGGGTCGTGCCTACGTCTCCCTGGGACCGGAGTTGCGGTTCGAGGCCGAGGCGGGCGGCGTGCGCGCCGAGATGGGCGGGGAAGTGCCCCTCGCCCCGGTTCGGTTGCAGCTCGAACTGGGCCGACTGGCGTACCCGGCGCGGGTGTTCGTGATGAAAAACGGCCTGTATCACACCCATCTCGACCTGCCGGCGAGCGAACAGACCGTGCGGCTGGACTTCGAGGACCCCGCCCCGGTCCCCGGCTACTACCGCGTGGAGGTGTATGCCCGGCCCCCACAGAGCGACTTCTTCGGGGGACGCGAGTGGCAGAACACGCTGCTGCTCTCGAACCCCATCTACGTGAGGAGCGAACCATGA
- a CDS encoding ABC transporter substrate-binding protein, with translation MKRTLFALSTVLLLGSSASAKTEITFLYGLGGELGKAVESMIGEFNASQDDVVVRGEFGNNYEGVVQKALAGIAAGQPAADVLHLEVAYVPRIAEAGALVNLRNLPGFKSSFDSFWPVFRRQVSRPDGAVYSMPWNNSNPVLYYNPALLKKAGLNAPPRTYPELREAAKRIKAATGVPAIALSSFPWVLEGAVWSNGGEMVKDGRLALDQPAAREVIEHWAGFFRDGTAVLQNPNTRADFAASKVAMFMDSVAGRPGLNASVPFKFGTAPLPYYKRQAVPVGGATLAISRNIPKARQDAAWQFINWLAQPEQQFNWIKKSNYVPVTRTTSNLPAFKQYVETSQGLDLGYRQLPFARPRPQAAGYVQGTQEIIKSLDRIFLQNAPVEATLKDLVTRTAPLFKDAR, from the coding sequence ATGAAGCGCACCCTGTTTGCCCTTTCCACCGTGCTCCTCCTCGGCTCCAGCGCCTCGGCCAAGACCGAGATCACCTTTCTGTACGGTCTGGGCGGCGAGCTGGGCAAGGCCGTCGAGTCGATGATCGGGGAGTTCAACGCCTCGCAAGACGACGTGGTGGTGCGCGGCGAGTTCGGCAACAACTACGAGGGCGTGGTGCAAAAAGCCCTGGCGGGCATCGCGGCGGGGCAGCCGGCGGCGGACGTGCTGCACCTGGAGGTGGCCTACGTGCCGCGCATCGCCGAGGCAGGCGCACTCGTCAACCTGCGCAACCTGCCGGGCTTTAAGAGCAGCTTCGACAGCTTCTGGCCGGTGTTTCGCCGCCAGGTCAGCCGCCCGGACGGCGCGGTGTACTCGATGCCCTGGAACAACTCCAACCCGGTGCTGTACTACAACCCCGCCCTGCTGAAAAAGGCCGGCCTGAATGCCCCGCCCCGCACCTACCCCGAGTTGCGCGAGGCGGCCAAGAGGATCAAGGCCGCGACCGGCGTGCCCGCCATCGCGCTGTCGTCGTTTCCCTGGGTGCTGGAGGGCGCGGTGTGGAGCAACGGCGGCGAGATGGTCAAAGACGGCCGCCTGGCCCTCGACCAGCCCGCCGCGCGCGAGGTGATCGAGCACTGGGCCGGTTTTTTCCGGGACGGCACCGCCGTGCTGCAAAACCCCAACACCCGCGCCGACTTCGCGGCGTCCAAAGTGGCTATGTTCATGGACAGCGTTGCCGGTCGCCCCGGCCTCAATGCCAGCGTGCCGTTCAAGTTCGGCACCGCGCCCCTGCCGTACTACAAGCGGCAGGCGGTGCCGGTGGGCGGCGCGACCCTGGCGATCAGCCGCAACATTCCCAAGGCCCGGCAGGACGCGGCGTGGCAGTTCATCAACTGGCTGGCGCAGCCCGAGCAGCAGTTCAACTGGATCAAGAAGAGCAACTACGTGCCGGTCACCCGCACGACGAGCAACCTGCCCGCCTTCAAGCAGTACGTGGAGACCTCGCAGGGGCTCGACCTGGGCTACCGCCAACTGCCCTTCGCCCGCCCGCGCCCCCAGGCGGCCGGCTACGTGCAGGGCACCCAGGAGATCATCAAGTCCCTCGACCGCATTTTCCTGCAAAACGCCCCGGTCGAGGCGACCTTGAAAGACCTCGTGACCCGCACCGCCCCGCTGTTCAAGGACGCCCGGTAA
- a CDS encoding carbohydrate ABC transporter permease, with amino-acid sequence MALVFLMPLAWMLLAAFKGQKEVFTGPLIPETWVWQNFVEAWNGAPFGRYLFNSVLVSVVTTVSVVLTSALAAYAFARMQFPGRQPLFLFALGTLMIPGDVLLIPNFITVREFGWVNSYPALIVPFAASAFGVFLLRQAFLRTPVELEEAARLDGATPLQFLFRILLPVNAPALSALGVLTFLASWNALVWPLVATSRDEFRTVQVGLASFSNLEGSNLPVVMAATVIVVAPVLIVYALAQKWFIESAAATGLKG; translated from the coding sequence GTGGCCCTGGTGTTCCTCATGCCGCTTGCCTGGATGCTGCTCGCCGCCTTCAAGGGTCAGAAGGAGGTGTTCACCGGGCCGCTGATCCCCGAAACCTGGGTGTGGCAGAACTTCGTGGAGGCCTGGAACGGGGCGCCCTTCGGCCGTTACCTGTTCAACTCGGTGCTGGTCTCGGTCGTGACCACCGTGTCGGTGGTGCTCACCAGCGCCCTGGCGGCCTACGCGTTCGCGCGGATGCAGTTTCCGGGTCGGCAGCCCCTCTTTCTGTTCGCCCTGGGCACCCTGATGATTCCCGGCGACGTCCTGCTGATCCCCAACTTCATCACCGTGCGCGAGTTCGGCTGGGTGAACTCGTACCCGGCGCTGATCGTGCCGTTCGCGGCGAGCGCCTTTGGCGTGTTCCTGCTGCGGCAGGCCTTCCTGCGCACGCCGGTCGAGCTGGAGGAGGCCGCGCGGCTCGACGGCGCCACGCCCTTGCAGTTCCTGTTTCGCATCCTGCTGCCGGTCAACGCCCCGGCCCTGTCCGCCCTGGGCGTCCTGACCTTTCTGGCGTCGTGGAACGCCCTGGTGTGGCCCCTGGTCGCCACCAGCCGCGACGAGTTCCGCACCGTCCAGGTGGGCCTCGCTTCGTTTTCCAACCTGGAGGGCAGCAACCTGCCCGTGGTCATGGCCGCGACCGTCATCGTCGTGGCCCCCGTCCTGATCGTGTACGCCCTCGCCCAGAAGTGGTTTATCGAAAGCGCCGCCGCGACGGGCCTCAAAGGCTGA
- a CDS encoding carbohydrate ABC transporter permease, whose amino-acid sequence MTTVKTLPARPSLRPRSHSAARLAGAAPYLLPALLVFVVFTYYPLARVIYLSFTDADMLSPTPNWVGTQNYRTMLASREFWSSLGITAVFALGVTALEVGLGMAPAFLMNAKTRMQGLLRGAVFTPVVVSIAATAVVWNYLLSPSSGPVNRTLEAAGLPGLGWLSDPETALASVILIAVWKGVGLPAVLFLAGLQAIPRELEEAAAIDGASRAQIARRVTVPLLGPTTVVVFFISLVGTFQSYGLVLLLTAGGPAGSTNLLGYYIYQNAFSFFQMGYASALSVALFVLLLVLGYLQLKVAERRVHYQ is encoded by the coding sequence GTGACGACGGTCAAGACGCTCCCTGCCCGCCCCAGTCTTCGCCCGCGTTCCCATTCGGCCGCTCGTCTGGCTGGGGCGGCCCCCTACCTGTTGCCCGCACTCCTGGTGTTCGTGGTATTCACGTATTACCCGCTGGCCCGGGTGATCTACCTCAGCTTCACCGACGCCGACATGCTCAGCCCGACCCCGAACTGGGTGGGCACCCAGAACTACCGCACCATGCTGGCGAGCCGCGAGTTCTGGTCGAGCCTCGGCATCACGGCCGTCTTCGCCCTGGGGGTGACGGCGCTGGAAGTCGGCCTGGGCATGGCGCCGGCCTTCCTGATGAACGCCAAAACCCGTATGCAGGGGCTGCTGCGCGGCGCGGTGTTCACGCCCGTGGTGGTGTCTATCGCGGCGACGGCCGTGGTGTGGAACTACCTGCTCAGCCCGTCGTCGGGTCCGGTCAACCGCACGCTGGAGGCCGCCGGCCTGCCCGGTCTGGGGTGGCTCAGCGACCCGGAGACGGCCCTCGCGTCGGTCATCTTGATCGCGGTGTGGAAAGGGGTGGGCCTGCCCGCCGTCCTGTTCCTGGCGGGCTTGCAGGCCATTCCGCGTGAGCTGGAGGAAGCCGCCGCCATCGACGGCGCGTCGCGGGCACAGATCGCCCGGCGGGTCACCGTGCCGCTGCTCGGCCCCACCACGGTCGTCGTGTTCTTCATCTCGCTGGTGGGCACCTTTCAGTCGTACGGCCTGGTCTTGCTGCTCACTGCGGGTGGACCGGCGGGCAGCACGAATCTGCTGGGGTACTACATTTACCAGAACGCGTTCTCGTTCTTCCAGATGGGGTACGCGAGCGCGCTTTCGGTCGCGCTGTTCGTGCTGCTGCTCGTCCTGGGCTACCTGCAACTCAAGGTCGCGGAGAGGCGGGTGCATTACCAGTGA
- a CDS encoding transposase encodes MSLKIQPLVPIPEETARVAQLAFPKGTVATKLRDAFQQLYQDESFQTLYSRRGPPAFSPWRLALVTVLQFMENLSDRQAADAVRGRIDWK; translated from the coding sequence ATGTCCCTAAAAATCCAGCCCCTGGTGCCCATCCCTGAAGAAACAGCTCGGGTGGCCCAGCTCGCCTTCCCCAAGGGCACTGTGGCAACGAAGCTGAGGGATGCCTTCCAGCAGCTGTATCAGGATGAATCATTCCAGACCCTGTATTCGCGGCGAGGCCCACCTGCGTTCTCTCCCTGGCGGCTAGCGCTGGTCACGGTGCTGCAGTTCATGGAAAATTTGAGTGATCGTCAAGCGGCAGACGCGGTTCGGGGACGGATCGACTGGAAATAG